In Gammaproteobacteria bacterium (ex Lamellibrachia satsuma), a single genomic region encodes these proteins:
- a CDS encoding VWA domain-containing protein has translation MKRKWFAECLSLLLSTLTLFALTPSLWAGDFSADVVETHGGKVETSKLQVSQGRYLLQKKEDGKQLHIIVDSAANFTRIVIPAEKIYYELPADDLFSLINDPFQAARVSASRYETRSLGRETLQGFDCNKTLIHSAGQDLMTLWMSDESLVPLKLSLNSDPPRKVELVNLKQGAVDAALFQIPGDFKKKPHPMQKKRAPDPATLSAVTGSVSGEAPWGRRVKAGGELRIKVDKTRRVRVRVTNLLKSEAEIVVLPFHQGKQRENIGVTPRKLEYKGSSFNREFNKDREMFGDTFQVDEVVIEVSSGLVHVVVDQPDKRMRDLYNRGGVTTWERISPERDTQLSMTGDNPDGDTTNGEILLRNDQTKAFEKLPFKLKNGETKAWIFGGEKGYNTLQITVPVGQGSMRIRIDESGTKAVVAPVVKAVSSPATKQVVKPAPAPTAKVEPARMVLVLDASGSMWGQIKGKAKITIAKAVMADLISELPTDFQTGLMVYGHRRKGDCDDIEMLMPVGQHNAVAMNAKVQGISPKGKTPLSESVRQAAKALRYTEERASVVLLSDGLETCHADPCALAAELAMSGVDFTAHVIGFDITQEEQTRLRCMADRTGGLFLAASDAQTLRDALLKTLDEVREPPPPVVEDPGEARLTGPASVPVGAAFQVGWEGPDSHNDYVAIAEKEPRDSAFIDYAYTSRGNPLELVAPGEAGEYELRYLHAHSSRIIGRRAIQVTPVQAEVKVPQSANVATEIEVAWSGPAYRSDYITIAKVGDVAGRYDNYAYTSKGTPAKLWAPAGPGQYEARYILSRGTQVLARAPFTVKSVTAQVQPPTNANVASMFEVAWQGPDNGADYITIANPEDVAGRYDNYAYARNGSPATLTAPSEPGDYEVRYIQARGTKMLARAPITIHAVSAQVQSSASADMGAEFEVVWQGPNNLGDYITVAPPGDPPGRYDNYAYTSKGTPARLWAPSEPGQYEVRYIQAKGTKLLAKMAITVNAVNAEVVPPASASAGEVFQVTWQGPDYQGDYLTVALPGDSPGRYDNYVYTSKNSPARLKAPAKPGEYEVRYIMARGTKILAKRVLKVIE, from the coding sequence GTGAAGCGGAAGTGGTTTGCAGAGTGCCTATCCTTGCTCCTCTCCACACTGACGTTGTTTGCGCTGACCCCGTCCCTGTGGGCAGGTGACTTTAGCGCTGACGTGGTGGAGACCCACGGTGGCAAGGTCGAAACCTCCAAGCTCCAGGTTTCACAAGGCCGTTACCTGCTGCAGAAGAAAGAAGACGGCAAGCAGTTGCATATCATCGTCGATTCGGCCGCCAACTTCACACGAATCGTCATTCCCGCAGAGAAAATCTACTATGAACTCCCCGCCGATGACCTGTTCAGCCTGATCAATGATCCCTTTCAGGCGGCCCGGGTATCGGCATCCCGCTATGAGACCCGCTCTCTGGGTCGGGAAACACTGCAAGGTTTTGACTGCAACAAGACCCTGATCCATTCCGCTGGCCAGGATCTGATGACCCTGTGGATGTCGGATGAGTCGCTGGTGCCGTTGAAGCTGAGCCTGAACAGTGATCCTCCGCGCAAGGTGGAGTTGGTGAATCTGAAGCAAGGCGCGGTGGACGCCGCCCTGTTCCAGATTCCCGGGGATTTCAAGAAGAAACCACACCCAATGCAGAAGAAACGGGCTCCCGACCCGGCTACCCTCTCTGCTGTTACCGGCTCAGTCAGCGGCGAGGCGCCTTGGGGTCGGCGGGTGAAGGCGGGTGGCGAACTGCGCATCAAGGTGGACAAGACGCGCAGGGTCAGGGTGCGGGTGACCAATCTGCTCAAGAGCGAGGCCGAGATCGTCGTCCTCCCCTTCCACCAGGGGAAACAGCGGGAGAACATCGGCGTCACCCCGCGAAAACTCGAGTACAAGGGTTCGAGCTTCAACCGGGAGTTCAACAAGGACAGGGAAATGTTCGGCGACACCTTCCAGGTGGACGAGGTGGTGATCGAGGTCAGTAGCGGCCTGGTTCACGTGGTGGTGGATCAGCCGGACAAGCGGATGCGTGACCTCTACAACCGGGGTGGCGTCACCACTTGGGAGCGGATCTCTCCGGAGCGGGATACCCAGCTCAGCATGACCGGCGACAATCCGGACGGCGACACCACCAACGGGGAGATCCTGCTGCGTAACGACCAGACCAAGGCCTTTGAAAAACTCCCCTTCAAGCTGAAGAACGGCGAGACCAAGGCTTGGATTTTCGGCGGTGAAAAGGGCTACAACACTCTGCAGATCACCGTGCCCGTCGGCCAGGGGAGCATGCGCATCCGCATCGATGAGTCAGGTACCAAGGCAGTGGTCGCCCCAGTCGTAAAGGCCGTCTCATCACCCGCGACCAAACAGGTGGTCAAACCGGCACCAGCACCCACCGCCAAGGTGGAACCTGCGCGTATGGTGCTGGTATTGGACGCCTCCGGTTCCATGTGGGGGCAGATCAAGGGCAAGGCCAAGATCACTATCGCCAAAGCGGTGATGGCCGATCTGATCAGCGAGTTGCCGACCGATTTCCAGACCGGCCTGATGGTGTATGGCCACCGGCGCAAGGGTGACTGTGACGACATCGAGATGTTGATGCCGGTGGGACAGCACAATGCTGTTGCGATGAATGCGAAGGTCCAGGGCATCAGCCCCAAGGGCAAGACCCCCCTGAGTGAGTCGGTGCGGCAGGCCGCCAAGGCCCTGCGCTACACCGAGGAGCGAGCCAGTGTGGTGCTGTTGAGTGACGGCCTGGAGACCTGCCATGCCGATCCCTGCGCCCTGGCGGCGGAGCTGGCCATGAGCGGGGTCGATTTCACGGCGCATGTCATCGGCTTCGACATTACCCAAGAGGAGCAGACACGGCTGCGTTGCATGGCCGATAGAACCGGTGGCCTGTTTCTCGCCGCATCTGATGCCCAGACCCTGCGCGATGCTCTGTTAAAGACATTGGATGAGGTTAGAGAACCGCCGCCGCCAGTGGTGGAGGATCCGGGTGAGGCGCGGTTGACGGGGCCTGCTTCGGTGCCCGTGGGAGCCGCCTTCCAGGTCGGCTGGGAGGGGCCGGACAGTCACAATGACTATGTGGCAATTGCGGAAAAAGAACCCAGGGATTCCGCCTTTATCGACTACGCCTACACCAGCAGAGGCAATCCTCTGGAGCTGGTCGCTCCCGGTGAGGCAGGGGAATATGAACTGCGCTATCTGCATGCCCACAGCAGCCGGATTATCGGCCGCAGGGCGATCCAGGTGACGCCGGTCCAGGCAGAGGTCAAGGTGCCGCAGAGCGCCAACGTGGCCACAGAGATAGAAGTGGCCTGGTCAGGTCCAGCCTATAGAAGCGACTACATCACCATCGCCAAGGTCGGCGATGTGGCTGGGCGTTACGATAACTATGCCTATACCAGCAAAGGGACGCCGGCAAAACTTTGGGCACCAGCCGGGCCGGGGCAATATGAAGCGCGATATATCCTGAGTCGCGGCACCCAGGTACTGGCCCGGGCGCCTTTCACAGTAAAAAGCGTCACAGCCCAGGTTCAGCCACCCACAAATGCGAATGTGGCCTCGATGTTCGAGGTTGCCTGGCAGGGACCAGACAATGGAGCTGACTACATCACCATTGCGAATCCCGAAGATGTTGCGGGTCGCTACGATAACTATGCCTACGCCCGCAATGGCAGCCCTGCCACACTGACTGCACCGTCTGAGCCGGGTGATTACGAGGTACGCTACATTCAGGCCAGAGGCACCAAGATGCTTGCCAGGGCGCCCATCACCATCCATGCGGTGTCAGCCCAGGTGCAATCGTCGGCATCAGCCGATATGGGTGCTGAATTTGAGGTCGTGTGGCAGGGTCCGAACAACCTGGGTGACTACATCACCGTGGCTCCGCCAGGCGATCCCCCCGGGCGTTATGACAACTACGCCTATACCAGCAAAGGGACGCCGGCAAGACTGTGGGCGCCGTCTGAACCGGGTCAGTACGAGGTGCGCTATATCCAGGCCAAGGGGACGAAGTTGCTGGCCAAGATGGCAATTACGGTGAATGCTGTCAATGCTGAGGTGGTTCCGCCGGCTTCGGCAAGCGCGGGTGAAGTTTTCCAGGTTACCTGGCAGGGTCCGGACTATCAGGGAGACTATCTCACAGTGGCCCTGCCCGGAGATTCCCCCGGTCGTTATGACAACTACGTTTATACCAGCAAGAACAGCCCGGCCCGACTCAAGGCACCAGCCAAGCCGGGTGAGTACGAGGTGCGCTACATCATGGCGCGTGGTACGAAGATTTTGGCCAAGCGGGTATTGAAGGTGATCGAGTAG
- a CDS encoding CoB--CoM heterodisulfide reductase iron-sulfur subunit B family protein, giving the protein MSETIRYGFYSGCCFQGADARFFDILRDVFAKVDVELDLIEDAVCCGSGVIEERSELTSLAVNAKNMAHAEQMGLPLYTPCSTCYNVISNAQKRMKEDPAVHAQVNEILAEQGLEYKGTCKLTHTLWVFAQDVGLEKLKERVTNPLTGLRVASYYGCHTRNPADIQGYESADNPTSLEDILEVLGVQIVEYDTKDDCCGYHLAWPNNDLNMKMTSNVLEGAHTKDVDLMVTSCPLCFKSMDGTQAKALAQTGKNFQLPVLFLPELVGLACGMTSEDMMLKYHGVPVNLRL; this is encoded by the coding sequence ATGAGTGAGACAATACGTTACGGGTTCTATTCCGGCTGCTGCTTTCAGGGCGCGGACGCCCGGTTTTTCGACATCCTGAGGGATGTATTCGCCAAGGTTGATGTTGAGCTGGATCTGATCGAAGACGCGGTTTGCTGTGGCTCCGGCGTTATTGAAGAACGCTCCGAGTTGACCTCCCTGGCGGTGAATGCCAAGAATATGGCCCATGCAGAACAGATGGGGCTGCCCCTCTACACCCCCTGTTCAACCTGCTACAACGTGATCTCCAACGCCCAGAAACGGATGAAGGAAGATCCTGCCGTACACGCCCAGGTCAACGAGATCCTGGCCGAGCAGGGGCTGGAGTACAAAGGCACCTGCAAGCTCACTCACACCCTCTGGGTCTTTGCCCAGGATGTGGGTCTGGAGAAGTTGAAGGAGCGCGTCACCAACCCGCTCACCGGGCTGCGGGTCGCCTCCTACTACGGCTGCCATACTCGCAACCCGGCGGATATCCAGGGCTACGAGTCGGCTGACAATCCCACCTCCCTGGAAGATATCCTGGAAGTCCTGGGCGTACAGATCGTGGAGTACGACACAAAGGACGACTGCTGCGGCTACCATCTGGCCTGGCCCAATAACGATCTCAACATGAAGATGACCTCCAATGTGCTGGAGGGGGCCCATACCAAGGATGTGGACTTGATGGTCACCTCCTGTCCGCTCTGCTTCAAGAGCATGGACGGCACCCAGGCCAAGGCTCTTGCGCAGACTGGTAAGAACTTCCAGCTACCTGTGCTGTTTCTGCCTGAGTTGGTGGGTCTGGCCTGTGGCATGACCTCTGAAGACATGATGCTGAAGTATCATGGGGTGCCGGTGAACTTGCGGCTCTAG
- a CDS encoding succinate dehydrogenase/fumarate reductase iron-sulfur subunit encodes MIEKITPDRKSILANIRIQRFTPSEHKSAYFDNFKVNVETGMTVLEALRLIKNTQDSSLTFRAFCRSKICGSCAVRVNGKPVLACSTQLMPILEDFKKDSVSIQPLKNMPVLRDLVVDIEPVIEKLSKMHPYLMENRERIPVTLEQESIMSKQEHSRFDYITDCILCGSCYSACSAASADPNYAGPLTLGKAYRFSADVRDSFQGERMQAAVDQGLWSCAQCRKCINVCPKDTRPAVSIQRMRKMSIDDGIHDTAGSRRAKAYTGDVAKYGQVNKPMLPVIVNGPKGWAAIEAADNYLKKHGIEPTRQVCMLGGQSSTQKIYDKVKELEAKGENKT; translated from the coding sequence ATGATTGAAAAAATCACACCCGATCGCAAGAGCATTTTGGCCAATATCCGCATCCAGAGATTTACGCCAAGCGAACACAAATCGGCCTATTTCGATAACTTCAAGGTCAACGTGGAGACCGGCATGACGGTGCTGGAGGCGCTGCGCCTGATCAAGAACACCCAGGACAGCTCACTGACCTTTCGCGCTTTCTGCCGTTCCAAGATCTGCGGCTCCTGCGCCGTGCGTGTCAACGGCAAGCCGGTGCTGGCCTGCAGCACCCAGCTGATGCCGATCCTGGAGGATTTCAAAAAAGATTCCGTCAGCATCCAGCCGTTGAAAAACATGCCGGTGCTGCGTGACCTGGTGGTGGATATTGAACCCGTCATCGAAAAACTGTCGAAGATGCACCCCTACCTGATGGAGAATCGTGAGCGGATTCCAGTGACCCTGGAACAGGAATCCATCATGTCCAAACAGGAGCATTCACGCTTCGATTACATTACCGACTGTATCCTCTGCGGCTCCTGTTACTCCGCCTGCTCTGCCGCCAGCGCCGATCCCAACTACGCGGGTCCGTTGACCCTGGGCAAGGCCTACCGCTTTTCTGCCGATGTACGGGACAGCTTTCAGGGCGAGCGCATGCAGGCGGCGGTGGATCAGGGGCTCTGGTCCTGCGCCCAATGCCGCAAATGCATCAACGTCTGTCCCAAGGACACGCGTCCGGCAGTATCCATCCAGCGTATGCGCAAGATGTCTATCGATGACGGCATCCATGACACTGCAGGGTCACGCCGCGCCAAGGCATACACAGGCGATGTTGCCAAATATGGTCAGGTCAACAAACCGATGTTGCCGGTGATCGTCAACGGTCCCAAGGGTTGGGCCGCTATCGAAGCGGCTGATAACTATCTCAAGAAACACGGCATCGAGCCCACACGCCAGGTGTGTATGCTGGGGGGCCAAAGCAGCACTCAGAAGATCTACGACAAGGTTAAAGAGCTCGAAGCCAAAGGAGAGAACAAGACATGA
- the sdhA gene encoding succinate dehydrogenase flavoprotein subunit has protein sequence MLTYDILIVGSGGAGLYAALESRMEEDLQVGVLTKVYPTRSHTGAAQGGVNAALANLDPTDTWQDHWFDTVKGSDYLADQDAAEIMTREAPMVVREMEHWGCPFSRTDEGKIAQRPFGGASKPRACFSADKVGHVMLHTLYEQGIRHGVNFLNEWQVLSLMHDGQRCQGVTAINTQTGRVHTIQAKAVILATGGHGRIYWTRTSNALGNTGDGTAIAYRAGLPIKDMEFIQFHPTGLRRTGILVSEGARGEGGFLLNGLGERFMSRYAPEKMELGPRDLVSRSCETEVRAGRAGPEGEVFLDLAHLGRERILERLPQIRELCIEFEGVDPIEEPIPIKPTAHYSMGGIHTDLNGQTSIEGIYAAGEAGCVSVHGANRLGGNSLLDILIFGRRAGKHALEYARNNSFVPVDTGQEEADTQMIASMMEGDSGASIADIRRGMGNLMAEKVGVYRNGKDLESAVSELADLQEQFKTVRIQDKTKAFNTELVAALELKNMLDLAEVVAVGALERKESRGAHTREDHPERDDENWLAHTMAAMGDDGRPKLDFTPVTITEFEPKARTY, from the coding sequence GTGCTGACATATGACATTCTGATAGTGGGTTCCGGGGGGGCTGGTCTGTACGCTGCGCTCGAATCCCGGATGGAGGAGGATCTGCAGGTAGGCGTGCTGACCAAGGTCTATCCAACCCGTTCGCATACAGGTGCGGCCCAGGGAGGGGTAAACGCAGCCTTGGCCAATCTGGATCCGACCGATACCTGGCAGGACCACTGGTTCGATACCGTCAAGGGTTCCGACTATCTGGCAGACCAGGATGCGGCGGAGATCATGACGCGGGAAGCCCCCATGGTGGTGCGCGAGATGGAGCACTGGGGATGTCCTTTCTCCCGCACCGATGAAGGCAAGATCGCCCAGCGTCCCTTCGGCGGCGCTTCCAAGCCGCGGGCCTGCTTCTCCGCCGACAAGGTCGGCCATGTCATGTTGCATACCTTGTATGAGCAGGGCATCCGCCACGGCGTGAATTTTCTCAATGAGTGGCAGGTGCTCTCCCTGATGCATGACGGCCAGCGTTGCCAGGGTGTCACCGCCATCAACACCCAGACTGGTCGGGTGCATACCATCCAGGCCAAGGCGGTGATTCTTGCCACCGGTGGTCACGGCCGCATCTATTGGACGCGCACCTCCAATGCATTGGGCAACACCGGGGACGGTACCGCCATTGCTTACCGTGCTGGCCTGCCCATCAAGGACATGGAGTTCATCCAGTTCCACCCCACCGGACTGCGCCGTACCGGCATCCTGGTATCCGAGGGCGCGAGAGGCGAGGGGGGCTTCCTGCTGAATGGTCTGGGTGAGCGGTTCATGAGCCGCTACGCCCCGGAGAAGATGGAGCTGGGTCCCCGCGATCTGGTCTCCCGCTCCTGTGAAACCGAAGTGCGTGCAGGGCGCGCTGGTCCCGAAGGTGAGGTCTTCCTCGACCTTGCCCATTTGGGCCGTGAGCGTATCCTGGAACGACTGCCGCAAATCCGCGAACTCTGCATCGAGTTCGAGGGCGTGGACCCGATCGAGGAACCCATCCCGATCAAGCCCACGGCCCACTACTCCATGGGCGGCATCCATACTGATCTCAATGGTCAGACCTCCATTGAGGGCATCTACGCCGCCGGCGAAGCGGGCTGTGTCTCGGTGCACGGCGCCAACCGGTTGGGCGGCAACTCCCTGCTGGATATCCTGATATTTGGCAGACGTGCCGGAAAACACGCCCTGGAATACGCCCGCAACAACAGCTTTGTACCAGTGGACACAGGGCAGGAAGAGGCGGACACGCAGATGATCGCCTCCATGATGGAAGGTGACAGCGGCGCCTCCATTGCGGATATTCGCCGCGGCATGGGTAACCTGATGGCGGAAAAGGTCGGCGTTTACCGTAATGGCAAGGACCTGGAGTCGGCTGTCAGTGAGCTGGCGGATCTGCAGGAGCAGTTCAAAACGGTGCGTATTCAGGACAAGACCAAGGCCTTCAACACCGAACTGGTTGCAGCCCTGGAGCTGAAAAACATGCTCGATCTGGCGGAAGTGGTGGCCGTCGGCGCCCTGGAACGCAAGGAGTCACGGGGCGCGCATACCCGCGAGGATCATCCCGAGCGGGATGACGAGAACTGGCTTGCTCATACCATGGCCGCCATGGGTGATGACGGTCGTCCCAAGCTGGATTTCACTCCCGTGACCATCACCGAATTCGAGCCCAAGGCTCGTACCTACTAA
- a CDS encoding N-acetylglutaminylglutamine amidotransferase, giving the protein MCGICGELRFDGEFVDLGAIQRMTARLERRGPDHGGSYSDGPLGFGHRRLSIIDLSEHANQPMVDSTLSLALVFNGTIYNYRELREELRGKGYAFFSHGDSEVILKAWHAWGEDCVDHLQGMFAFAVWDYGKKQLFMARDRLGIKPFYYSLTKNRLRFASNTQALLAGGGVDTSIDPVALHHQFTLHGVVPAPHTIYNGIRKLAPGHCMVLSERGEPRMRRYWSFPATRPEKPLSEGEWLEAIHDSLRYAVRKRNEVADVPVGVLLSGGLDSSLLVALLAETGVSDLRTFSVGFEDQPEEKGSEFEYSDPVAEMYDTRHHKYLIPNDDVLKRLPEAVDNMAEPMFGQDAVAFFLLGEQVSQQIKVVQSGQGADEVFGGYFWYHRMLAETQGEPVERFAKHYFDRDHDEFLHMVNPEFGGEDHTLKLIAQLLAEPDADTFLDAVLRLDTTTLIVDDPVKRVDNMTMAWGLEARVPFLDQGLVELAARCPPELKLKEGGKYPLKAMARGILPDSVIDRPKGYFPMPALKYVRGDFLEFMRDILDSQVARERGIFRREYIDMLMAAPEMHHTRIQGSKLWHIAVFEYWLQRQEISR; this is encoded by the coding sequence ATGTGTGGTATCTGTGGTGAGTTGCGGTTTGATGGTGAATTTGTGGATCTGGGTGCGATCCAGCGGATGACTGCCCGCTTGGAGCGAAGGGGACCGGATCATGGCGGCAGCTACAGTGATGGTCCGCTCGGCTTTGGTCATCGGCGTCTCTCCATCATCGACCTGTCGGAACATGCCAATCAGCCGATGGTGGATTCGACACTGAGTCTGGCGCTGGTCTTCAACGGGACTATTTATAACTACCGGGAACTGCGCGAAGAGTTACGCGGGAAAGGTTATGCATTTTTCTCCCATGGCGACAGCGAGGTAATCCTCAAGGCCTGGCATGCCTGGGGCGAAGATTGTGTCGACCATCTGCAGGGTATGTTCGCCTTTGCGGTCTGGGACTATGGAAAAAAGCAGCTCTTCATGGCGCGGGACCGGTTGGGTATCAAACCCTTCTACTATTCACTGACCAAAAACAGGCTTCGCTTTGCCTCCAATACCCAGGCCCTGCTTGCCGGTGGCGGAGTGGATACCTCCATCGACCCTGTTGCACTGCATCACCAGTTTACCCTGCATGGCGTCGTTCCGGCACCGCATACGATCTACAACGGTATTCGCAAACTGGCGCCTGGCCACTGCATGGTGCTGTCCGAAAGGGGTGAGCCCAGGATGCGCCGTTACTGGTCTTTTCCCGCCACCCGCCCGGAGAAACCCTTATCGGAAGGTGAATGGCTGGAGGCGATTCACGATTCGCTGCGTTATGCTGTGCGCAAACGGAATGAGGTGGCAGACGTGCCTGTGGGCGTCCTGCTCTCGGGCGGGCTGGATTCAAGTCTGCTGGTGGCGCTGCTGGCGGAGACCGGTGTTTCGGACCTGCGTACCTTTTCGGTGGGTTTCGAGGATCAGCCGGAAGAGAAAGGAAGCGAGTTCGAATACTCCGATCCGGTGGCGGAGATGTACGATACCCGTCACCACAAATACCTGATTCCCAACGATGATGTACTTAAGCGTCTGCCGGAAGCAGTGGACAATATGGCGGAACCGATGTTCGGACAGGACGCGGTGGCCTTCTTTCTGCTGGGAGAACAGGTATCACAACAGATCAAAGTGGTGCAGTCGGGACAGGGTGCTGACGAGGTGTTTGGTGGTTACTTCTGGTATCACCGTATGTTGGCGGAGACCCAGGGCGAGCCGGTGGAACGGTTTGCAAAACACTATTTCGATCGCGACCATGATGAGTTCCTGCACATGGTCAATCCTGAGTTTGGCGGCGAAGATCACACCCTCAAGCTGATTGCACAACTGCTGGCGGAACCGGATGCCGATACCTTCTTGGATGCTGTGCTGCGTTTGGATACCACCACCTTGATCGTCGACGATCCGGTGAAGCGGGTGGATAACATGACCATGGCCTGGGGGCTTGAGGCGCGCGTACCCTTCCTGGATCAGGGGTTAGTGGAATTGGCCGCGCGCTGTCCGCCGGAGCTGAAATTGAAGGAAGGGGGTAAATATCCGCTGAAGGCGATGGCGCGGGGGATTCTGCCGGACTCAGTGATCGACCGCCCGAAGGGTTACTTTCCCATGCCTGCTCTGAAATATGTGCGGGGGGATTTTCTCGAATTTATGCGTGATATCCTCGATTCCCAAGTTGCCCGTGAGCGAGGCATCTTCAGACGTGAATACATCGATATGCTGATGGCCGCACCCGAAATGCACCATACGCGTATTCAGGGCAGTAAGCTTTGGCATATTGCGGTGTTTGAGTATTGGCTGCAGCGGCAAGAGATATCAAGGTGA
- a CDS encoding hydantoinase B/oxoprolinase family protein, protein MDPVELNIFASRLEAVCDEMGAMLRNAAFSPNIRDRLDFSCAVFDAQGELSAQAAHIPVHLGSMAFAMAGIVSGITWRPGDMVVLNDPFLGGTHLPDVTLIAPLFIENELTAFVVNRAHHADIGANAPGSMPVSSSLEEEGRVIPPCHLMREGMLDREQLQWLSGHNRNPGESAGDFSAQISANRCGLLRLEQMIDEWGRGSYLSGLTALNAYGEMLSLEAISIVPDGEYRFEDVMDDDGQGTLDIPICVGLTVRKGRVVVDFSATAKQVPGNINCPFSVAAAAVYYVFRCLMPPQTPACAGTFRPIQLQAPEGSLLNARRPAAVAAGNVETSSRVVDAVLGALAQVLPASIPAASHGSMNNLAMGSDQAGNRWDYYETIGGGMGAGGAGGGLSGRQTHMTNILNTPIEVVENRFPLRVIRYALRRGSGGAGRRAGGDGLIREFEFLTPTDVSLLTERRRHRPWGIDGGSPGLSGRNLLDGEPLPGKASLQVKEGQRLTIETPGGGGWGAWEPLSK, encoded by the coding sequence ATGGATCCGGTTGAACTCAATATCTTTGCCTCTCGCTTGGAGGCCGTCTGCGATGAGATGGGTGCGATGCTGCGCAATGCCGCATTCTCCCCCAATATTCGTGACCGGCTCGACTTCTCCTGTGCAGTGTTCGATGCGCAGGGTGAACTCTCTGCCCAGGCTGCCCATATCCCTGTGCATCTTGGGAGCATGGCCTTCGCCATGGCGGGGATAGTTTCCGGTATTACTTGGCGGCCGGGGGATATGGTGGTGTTGAACGACCCTTTCCTCGGTGGCACCCATCTGCCGGATGTCACCCTTATCGCCCCCCTGTTTATTGAGAACGAATTGACGGCATTTGTGGTGAATCGCGCGCATCATGCCGATATTGGCGCAAATGCTCCCGGCTCCATGCCGGTCTCCAGCAGTTTGGAGGAGGAGGGAAGGGTCATACCACCCTGCCACTTGATGCGGGAGGGTATGCTGGATCGGGAACAGCTGCAGTGGCTGTCGGGTCACAATCGTAATCCAGGAGAGTCGGCTGGGGACTTTTCCGCCCAGATCAGCGCCAACCGCTGCGGCCTGCTGCGTCTTGAGCAGATGATCGATGAGTGGGGGCGGGGCTCCTATCTATCCGGTCTCACTGCCCTCAATGCCTATGGCGAGATGTTGTCGTTGGAGGCGATTTCGATAGTGCCGGATGGTGAATATCGCTTTGAGGATGTGATGGATGACGATGGTCAGGGAACCCTCGATATCCCGATATGTGTGGGATTGACGGTGCGAAAGGGGCGGGTGGTAGTGGATTTCAGCGCAACGGCCAAACAAGTACCGGGCAACATCAATTGCCCATTCTCTGTGGCCGCAGCGGCGGTCTATTACGTCTTTCGCTGCCTGATGCCGCCGCAAACTCCAGCTTGTGCCGGCACCTTCCGGCCAATCCAACTGCAGGCTCCTGAGGGTTCGCTGCTCAATGCCCGACGTCCCGCTGCCGTGGCTGCGGGCAATGTGGAAACCAGCAGCCGGGTGGTGGATGCAGTGCTTGGGGCATTGGCGCAGGTATTGCCTGCGTCTATCCCCGCTGCCAGCCACGGCAGCATGAACAACCTGGCCATGGGCAGCGACCAGGCGGGAAACCGCTGGGACTATTACGAAACCATCGGAGGCGGAATGGGAGCGGGTGGTGCCGGGGGTGGCCTGAGCGGTCGGCAGACCCACATGACGAATATCCTTAACACGCCTATCGAGGTGGTGGAGAATCGGTTCCCGTTGCGGGTGATACGCTATGCACTACGCCGGGGTTCCGGTGGTGCAGGACGAAGAGCCGGTGGTGATGGTCTGATCAGAGAGTTTGAGTTCCTTACCCCGACAGATGTATCCCTGTTGACAGAACGCCGCCGTCACCGGCCCTGGGGCATCGATGGCGGCAGTCCCGGTCTGTCCGGGCGCAACCTGCTTGATGGTGAGCCCCTGCCTGGCAAGGCCAGCCTGCAGGTGAAAGAGGGACAGCGTCTGACCATAGAAACCCCGGGTGGTGGCGGTTGGGGTGCCTGGGAGCCTCTGAGCAAATAG
- a CDS encoding superoxide dismutase [Fe] (SodB; iron binding; present under aerobic and anaerobic conditions; destroys free radicals) has product MAHELPALPFSDTALEPVISKETLEFHHGKHHQTYVTNLNNLVPGTEFENASLEEIIMKSEGGIFNNAAQIWNHTFYWNCLRSPADDNAPSGALADAINSTFGSFDAFKEKFATAGATNFGSGWTWLVQNEDGSLEIYNTSNAGTPMTAGKKALLTADVWEHAYYIDYRNARPAYLGAFWKIVNWDSVASNMS; this is encoded by the coding sequence ATGGCACATGAACTTCCCGCTCTCCCTTTCTCCGACACTGCCCTTGAGCCCGTAATCTCCAAGGAGACCCTGGAGTTCCACCACGGCAAACACCACCAGACCTACGTCACCAATCTGAACAATCTGGTGCCTGGCACGGAGTTTGAAAACGCCTCTCTCGAAGAGATCATCATGAAATCAGAAGGCGGCATCTTCAACAACGCCGCTCAGATCTGGAACCACACTTTCTATTGGAACTGCCTGCGCAGCCCCGCTGATGACAACGCACCCAGCGGCGCCCTGGCCGATGCCATCAACAGCACCTTTGGCTCCTTCGATGCATTCAAAGAGAAATTTGCCACTGCCGGCGCAACAAACTTCGGTTCCGGCTGGACTTGGCTGGTGCAGAACGAGGATGGCAGCCTGGAGATCTATAACACCTCCAACGCCGGCACCCCGATGACCGCTGGCAAGAAGGCCCTGCTCACCGCCGACGTCTGGGAGCACGCCTACTACATCGACTACCGCAACGCCCGCCCGGCCTATCTGGGCGCGTTCTGGAAGATCGTCAACTGGGATTCTGTTGCTTCCAACATGAGCTAA